One Pseudodesulfovibrio senegalensis DNA segment encodes these proteins:
- a CDS encoding zinc dependent phospholipase C family protein: MPGAYAHLTMVNRFKTPQSLEGVQGLPPDKAYQVTRWTRFVELGAVSPDYPYLSVMDDDAKVWADAMHYTNVGDRLKAGIEVLRDLAPPVQDKAFAWLLGFSSHIAMDLTIHPIVELKVGEYAEHAAEHRTCEMNQDVFIFDEMNFGPLAFAEFIDAGIGRCNAPGDDELIDPDIKQIWMEMLQRTSTAAVLEETPPDMDKWHRRFRTMVDDIAEETQRLPAIARHALAGTGAAYPIREEVDDTFIIGLETPDGGRIDYAQLFDKAQGSVAHLWSLVARGAFGIDNEYETAIHNWNLDNGRRPDGTLEFWRS; the protein is encoded by the coding sequence ATGCCTGGAGCATATGCACATCTCACTATGGTCAATAGATTCAAGACCCCTCAATCTCTTGAGGGTGTTCAGGGCTTGCCACCTGACAAAGCCTACCAGGTAACGCGTTGGACCCGTTTTGTGGAGTTGGGGGCAGTCAGTCCGGATTACCCATACCTTTCTGTTATGGACGACGACGCCAAAGTTTGGGCGGACGCCATGCATTACACCAACGTCGGCGACCGGCTTAAAGCCGGTATCGAGGTCCTCCGGGATTTGGCTCCTCCCGTCCAGGACAAGGCCTTCGCCTGGCTGCTTGGTTTTTCTTCCCACATTGCCATGGACCTGACCATACATCCCATTGTCGAGCTGAAGGTCGGTGAATACGCAGAACACGCCGCTGAGCACCGGACGTGCGAGATGAATCAGGATGTCTTCATCTTCGATGAGATGAATTTCGGGCCGCTGGCCTTTGCGGAGTTCATTGACGCTGGCATAGGTCGCTGTAATGCCCCTGGAGACGATGAGTTGATTGATCCGGACATCAAGCAGATCTGGATGGAGATGCTCCAAAGAACCTCCACGGCCGCGGTGCTGGAGGAGACTCCCCCAGACATGGACAAGTGGCATCGCCGCTTCCGGACGATGGTCGACGACATCGCGGAAGAGACGCAGCGCTTGCCAGCCATTGCCCGTCACGCCCTCGCTGGCACAGGCGCGGCCTACCCGATTCGGGAAGAGGTCGACGACACATTCATAATAGGTCTTGAGACTCCTGATGGTGGACGTATTGACTATGCGCAGCTCTTCGACAAAGCGCAGGGCAGCGTTGCCCATCTTTGGTCCCTCGTGGCCAGGGGGGCCTTCGGGATCGACAACGAGTATGAAACAGCCATCCACAACTGGAATCTTGATAATGGCAGGCGTCCGGACGGGACGCTTGAGTTCTGGAGGTCATAA
- a CDS encoding nucleotidyltransferase domain-containing protein, producing the protein MTDWNSKFETWGKPPSQSEKDRCDNAVVAIKKAINNYDGFKDKDVRVFLQGSYRNNVNVKQNSDVDIGVCCHNTFYPDYPEGMGAEDFGVEPATYLSGDFRQDLHNALVWHFGTDEVANGNKAFDIKSNTYRVEADVAPFMDHRRYSPNKSYLKGVTLIEKSGGLGTVNWPEQHYDNGVEKNKATGGKYKQLVRVLKKLSLEMEAEGNATARVIPGFLCECLMWNVPNDKITGKTLYEGLRESIAYLWNAIKDDKHTEWGEVSELKYLFRTGQKWTAEQAKDFLYDAWNYVGYK; encoded by the coding sequence ATGACTGATTGGAATTCCAAATTCGAGACTTGGGGAAAGCCGCCGAGCCAGAGTGAAAAGGATCGATGTGACAATGCCGTTGTCGCGATCAAAAAGGCGATCAACAACTACGACGGATTCAAGGATAAGGATGTCAGGGTGTTCCTCCAGGGATCGTATCGCAACAATGTGAATGTGAAGCAGAACTCCGATGTCGATATTGGTGTATGCTGCCACAACACTTTTTATCCGGACTACCCTGAGGGAATGGGCGCCGAAGATTTCGGTGTCGAACCAGCCACCTATTTAAGTGGCGATTTCCGTCAGGATCTTCACAATGCGCTTGTTTGGCATTTTGGAACAGACGAGGTTGCGAACGGCAACAAAGCCTTTGATATCAAATCAAACACCTATCGTGTTGAGGCTGACGTAGCGCCATTTATGGATCACCGACGCTACAGCCCCAACAAAAGTTATCTCAAGGGTGTAACCCTTATTGAAAAGAGTGGTGGGCTTGGAACCGTCAACTGGCCTGAACAACATTATGACAACGGGGTCGAAAAAAACAAAGCGACTGGCGGCAAGTACAAACAGTTGGTGCGGGTGCTCAAAAAGCTCTCCCTGGAGATGGAAGCCGAGGGCAACGCAACAGCTCGTGTAATACCGGGATTCCTTTGCGAATGCCTCATGTGGAACGTTCCGAATGACAAGATCACCGGGAAGACTCTCTACGAAGGCCTGCGTGAGTCCATCGCCTACCTCTGGAATGCGATAAAAGACGACAAGCATACGGAATGGGGCGAGGTCAGTGAATTGAAGTATCTTTTTCGAACTGGCCAGAAGTGGACCGCTGAACAAGCGAAAGACTTCCTCTATGATGCATGGAATTACGTGGGGTATAAGTGA